Proteins encoded in a region of the Thermomicrobiales bacterium genome:
- a CDS encoding MFS transporter, translated as MNAQATVARPSILTRPFLLTCAAGMLLFASFQLLTAVLPLYVKDDLGGSSTAVGLIVGIFSAAALLPRLFIGREIDRRGSKPFLIVGSSLFIVASTLYLFADSVGLVLGVRAVHGLGMAFFHTASFTFIAQIAPDSRRGEAMGIWGLVSTFATAISPYLGLVLRDAYGLNTVFGLGMICAAGAAGLLLLVHEPRRSNQSAHASGGLFEPAVMPAAILILLSNLVYGAVIAFIVIYAEERDIPNAGLYFTVFAIAVLASRVLGGRLADRISRMAVIIPTFVLTIVAMGTLALTDSLALLLLTGVLFGLAFGAGQPALNAYAVDLVEPHRRGAGMATFTSFFEFGIGAGSIGMGIVAGFTGYATMFAISAIFPAMAIAYGVTAGRRAERGNR; from the coding sequence ATGAACGCACAAGCAACCGTCGCGCGACCTTCGATCCTGACCAGGCCGTTCCTGCTGACCTGCGCAGCAGGGATGCTGCTGTTCGCTTCGTTTCAACTGCTGACGGCCGTCCTCCCGCTGTACGTCAAGGATGATCTGGGAGGGTCTTCGACGGCCGTCGGGCTGATCGTCGGCATCTTCTCGGCGGCGGCACTGCTGCCGCGCCTGTTCATCGGTCGCGAGATCGACCGACGGGGCAGCAAGCCCTTCCTGATCGTTGGGTCAAGCCTGTTCATCGTGGCCTCGACGCTGTATCTGTTCGCTGATAGCGTTGGGCTCGTCCTCGGTGTTCGCGCGGTGCATGGGCTGGGAATGGCCTTCTTTCACACGGCCTCATTCACCTTCATCGCCCAGATAGCGCCGGACTCGCGCCGTGGTGAAGCGATGGGCATCTGGGGACTCGTATCGACCTTCGCGACCGCGATCAGTCCATATTTGGGCCTCGTGCTGCGCGATGCATACGGATTGAACACCGTCTTCGGGCTCGGGATGATCTGCGCGGCTGGAGCAGCTGGGCTGCTATTGCTTGTGCATGAGCCGCGTCGCTCGAACCAGTCTGCCCACGCCAGCGGCGGGTTGTTCGAGCCCGCAGTTATGCCAGCCGCGATCCTGATCCTGCTGTCGAACCTCGTCTATGGCGCGGTCATCGCCTTCATCGTTATCTACGCCGAGGAACGCGACATCCCCAATGCCGGCCTCTACTTCACCGTCTTCGCCATCGCGGTACTGGCATCGCGCGTACTTGGCGGACGGCTGGCGGACCGCATCAGCCGCATGGCCGTCATCATCCCCACCTTCGTCCTCACGATTGTGGCGATGGGCACACTGGCGCTGACGGATTCGCTGGCCCTGCTGCTGCTCACTGGCGTGCTGTTCGGTCTGGCGTTTGGTGCTGGCCAGCCGGCACTGAATGCGTACGCGGTCGATCTGGTCGAGCCACACCGGCGCGGGGCTGGTATGGCGACGTTCACCTCATTCTTCGAGTTCGGCATCGGCGCAGGGTCGATCGGCATGGGCATCGTCGCTGGGTTCACCGGCTACGCGACGATGTTTGCCATCTCAGCGATCTTCCCGGCCATGGCGATCGCCTATGGGGTTACAGCAGGACGGCGTGCCGAGCGAGGGAATCGATGA
- a CDS encoding dipeptide epimerase encodes MRITGVELIPIRLPLTEPFVISYGTFPDVESVLVRIETDDGTIGWGEGTPDPHVTGETFGGVLEALGILAPTLLGCDPLNRSALVAGLDRRMGANPTAKAAIDIALHDLVGKATGMPVWALLGGRAKDHLTISRVVSMKSPDAMAADATAHVAAGFSTVKLKIGDANDVPTDIRRVAAVREALGPDIAIKIDVNQGWRTPGVAIAGARGVAEYLPAYVEQPVDWRDLEGLAEVRRMAGVPIMADEAIHDARDALRAASLRACDLINIKLMKTGGLLPALTLNAIAETAGYGCQVGTMVESSIASAAGLHLALALANVRTVEMGGPLMLAEDIGNLRDGYAGEQVRVLEGPGLGIEPDERTIERYAGERVWITA; translated from the coding sequence GTGCGTATCACAGGTGTTGAGCTGATCCCGATCCGACTGCCATTGACCGAGCCGTTCGTAATCTCCTACGGCACGTTTCCCGATGTCGAATCGGTGCTGGTTCGGATTGAGACGGATGACGGCACGATCGGCTGGGGAGAGGGCACGCCCGATCCGCACGTGACCGGCGAGACGTTCGGCGGCGTGCTGGAGGCGCTGGGCATTCTCGCGCCAACGCTCCTCGGCTGCGACCCGCTCAACCGCTCCGCCCTCGTCGCTGGTCTGGATCGTCGCATGGGCGCGAATCCGACCGCCAAGGCGGCAATCGACATCGCCCTGCACGACCTCGTTGGCAAGGCAACCGGCATGCCAGTCTGGGCATTGCTTGGTGGCCGCGCGAAAGACCACCTCACGATCTCGCGTGTCGTCAGCATGAAGAGCCCCGATGCGATGGCAGCCGACGCGACGGCACATGTTGCCGCCGGATTCAGCACGGTGAAGCTCAAAATCGGCGACGCCAACGATGTGCCGACCGACATCCGCCGGGTCGCGGCGGTGCGCGAGGCGCTCGGGCCGGACATCGCGATCAAGATCGACGTCAACCAGGGCTGGCGCACGCCGGGCGTCGCTATTGCTGGTGCGCGCGGTGTCGCCGAGTACCTGCCGGCCTACGTCGAGCAGCCAGTGGACTGGCGAGATCTGGAGGGGTTGGCCGAAGTCCGCCGCATGGCCGGTGTGCCGATCATGGCCGACGAGGCGATTCACGATGCGCGCGACGCACTCCGCGCCGCGTCGCTGCGCGCCTGCGATCTGATCAACATCAAGCTGATGAAGACGGGCGGGTTGCTCCCGGCACTCACGCTGAACGCCATCGCCGAGACCGCTGGGTACGGATGCCAGGTCGGCACGATGGTCGAGTCATCGATTGCATCGGCGGCTGGTCTGCACCTTGCGCTGGCTCTGGCGAACGTCCGCACTGTCGAGATGGGCGGGCCGCTGATGCTGGCGGAGGACATCGGCAACCTGCGCGACGGCTACGCCGGTGAGCAGGTGCGTGTGCTGGAGGGACCGGGGTTGGGTATCGAGCCGGACGAGCGCACAATCGAGCGCTACGCCGGTGAGCGCGTCTGGATCACGGCCTGA
- a CDS encoding CBS domain-containing protein, with product MDHNLDLSIYLDELADIREASATNLAGAGEQALKALDRFLANLARSLGMNNDRAGLGDSINYLEHSPIADAREIAAQADRYRDTRNALAHNPDVMLRPEAASRIIDGVEGIIRLAASGIGDIAHRTVVTAKLDESLTDARDRMLARHYDQLVVVDKHGKLVDLLTDRDIVIAEARDDIDGASPTVGETIEQRGYVAAGILSRRSAASEAIDLLRDERIGAIVITENGKVGEAPLGIITRGDVLNAS from the coding sequence ATGGACCACAACCTCGACCTGTCCATCTATCTCGACGAGCTGGCCGACATCCGCGAGGCGTCAGCGACGAATCTGGCGGGCGCTGGCGAGCAGGCGCTCAAAGCGCTCGACCGCTTCCTGGCCAATCTTGCTCGCAGCCTGGGCATGAATAACGACCGGGCCGGTCTGGGCGATTCGATTAACTACCTGGAGCACTCTCCGATAGCCGATGCGCGGGAGATCGCGGCGCAGGCCGATCGGTATCGCGACACACGTAACGCGCTAGCCCACAACCCCGATGTCATGCTACGTCCCGAGGCCGCAAGTCGCATCATCGACGGCGTTGAGGGCATCATCCGTCTGGCAGCGTCCGGCATCGGGGATATCGCCCACCGCACGGTCGTGACAGCCAAGCTGGATGAATCGCTGACCGACGCGCGCGACCGCATGCTGGCACGCCACTACGATCAGCTGGTTGTCGTCGACAAGCACGGCAAGCTCGTCGATCTCCTGACGGACCGGGACATCGTGATCGCCGAGGCGCGCGACGACATTGACGGAGCCAGCCCGACAGTCGGCGAGACGATTGAGCAGCGCGGCTACGTCGCCGCCGGCATTCTCTCCCGACGCAGCGCGGCCAGCGAGGCGATCGACCTGCTGCGCGACGAACGCATCGGCGCAATCGTCATTACGGAAAACGGCAAGGTCGGTGAAGCACCGCTGGGCATCATCACCCGCGGCGACGTGCTGAACGCCTCGTAG
- a CDS encoding dynamin family protein — translation MADDHRPAPGAVLSTNEEELRDRAVALLSRVEGVARVFPSSDGVDDELRLLRQARQQLETLFLLVVVGEFNSGKSAFVNALVGEPIMPEGVTPTTAMIHLLVYGDAGQEDILSDGVVIHHHPAPVLREINVVDTPGTNAIIREHEAISQRFVPRSDLVLFVTSADRPFSESEREFLEEIRNWGKKIVFVLNKVDVLEGDQQIDEVVRFISENAQRLLGIEPLIFPISAKLAERGDPAGRFEPLRDYIMNTLDQDERVRLKLLNPLGVAERLLGRYTTVVEDRLALLAQDAQTIDRIEAVLKDYEQEMRREFGAYVTRVENIVHRLNERADRFFDEYIRIGRVFDLVRSENTKVAFQRDVVADTERQIDDTITELIDWMVQQDFRAWETVRETLDRRALERYRDDMVGEVGSRFASDRQTLITQVARQAESVVNRYDQHSEATLLATNVRSALAQTAVVQAGAVSLGAIVVAMATTAAADVTGILAAATVAGLGLFILPARKRAARNDLRRRSAELEQQLSDVLSDGFEAELGRSLRRIRDAIAPYTRFVGSERTRLDGVSTDISEVMTEMRALRSAVSN, via the coding sequence GTGGCTGATGACCACCGACCGGCACCTGGAGCAGTGCTGTCGACAAACGAGGAGGAGTTGCGCGACCGCGCGGTCGCGTTGCTGTCGCGGGTCGAAGGGGTGGCGCGCGTCTTCCCGTCGTCCGACGGTGTTGACGACGAGTTGCGCCTGCTGCGTCAGGCGCGCCAGCAGCTGGAAACGCTGTTCCTGCTCGTTGTCGTTGGCGAGTTCAACTCCGGCAAGTCGGCGTTTGTCAACGCGCTCGTCGGCGAGCCGATCATGCCCGAGGGGGTCACGCCGACGACGGCGATGATTCACCTGCTGGTCTATGGGGACGCTGGCCAGGAGGATATCCTGAGCGATGGCGTCGTCATCCATCACCACCCCGCGCCGGTTCTGCGCGAGATCAATGTCGTCGACACGCCCGGAACGAACGCCATCATCCGCGAGCACGAGGCGATTTCGCAGCGTTTCGTCCCGCGGTCCGATCTGGTGCTGTTCGTCACCTCGGCCGACCGACCGTTCTCCGAATCCGAGCGCGAGTTCCTGGAGGAGATCCGTAACTGGGGCAAGAAGATCGTCTTCGTTCTGAACAAGGTTGATGTGCTGGAAGGCGATCAGCAGATTGACGAGGTCGTGCGCTTCATCAGCGAAAACGCGCAGCGCTTGCTGGGCATCGAGCCACTCATCTTCCCGATCTCGGCCAAGCTCGCTGAGCGCGGCGACCCGGCTGGCCGCTTCGAGCCGCTGCGCGACTACATCATGAACACGCTCGACCAGGACGAGCGCGTCCGACTGAAGCTGCTCAACCCGCTCGGCGTGGCCGAACGACTGCTCGGGCGCTATACGACAGTCGTCGAGGATCGGCTGGCGCTGCTGGCGCAGGACGCGCAGACAATCGATCGCATTGAGGCGGTGCTGAAGGACTACGAACAGGAGATGCGCCGTGAGTTCGGCGCCTACGTCACCCGCGTCGAGAACATCGTCCACCGCCTGAATGAGCGCGCCGATCGCTTCTTCGATGAGTACATCCGCATCGGTCGCGTCTTCGACCTCGTTCGGTCCGAGAATACGAAGGTTGCCTTCCAGCGCGATGTCGTTGCTGATACCGAACGGCAGATCGACGACACGATTACCGAGCTCATCGACTGGATGGTGCAGCAGGACTTTCGCGCCTGGGAGACGGTGCGGGAGACGCTGGATCGCCGGGCGCTGGAGCGCTACCGCGACGACATGGTCGGCGAGGTCGGCAGCCGCTTTGCTTCTGACCGCCAGACGCTGATTACGCAGGTCGCCCGGCAGGCTGAGTCGGTCGTCAACCGCTACGACCAGCACTCGGAAGCGACGCTACTGGCGACGAACGTGCGCTCGGCGCTGGCGCAGACCGCCGTGGTGCAGGCCGGCGCGGTGTCGCTCGGTGCCATCGTCGTCGCGATGGCGACGACTGCGGCGGCCGACGTGACCGGCATTCTGGCGGCGGCGACGGTCGCGGGGCTGGGTCTCTTCATCCTGCCGGCCCGCAAGCGTGCCGCCCGCAATGATCTGCGCCGGCGCTCGGCCGAACTGGAACAGCAGCTCTCGGATGTGCTGAGTGACGGATTCGAGGCCGAGCTGGGTCGGTCGCTGCGACGTATCCGCGACGCGATCGCGCCCTACACCCGCTTCGTCGGTTCGGAGCGCACCCGCCTTGATGGGGTCAGTACCGACATCAGCGAAGTCATGACCGAGATGCGCGCGCTGCGCTCGGCGGTCAGCAACTAG